Proteins encoded together in one Planctomyces sp. SH-PL14 window:
- a CDS encoding DUF1080 domain-containing protein, with product MRWFPLLACPVLAVLCSAPLAAQEPLKTAGIDGTAPGFVELTLDDFVNANCNPDTWSTKDGVIHSTGTPVGVIRSKKEYANLELVVEWRHLKPAGNSGVFLWATKESIDALVPNKLPKGIEVQVLDHGYTEKYETASGKKADWFSTNGDVFPVGVKMTPFPPLSPNGERSFPRKKLSKGTPEWNHYYVRAINGEVRLWVNGEEVSGGTGCDPKSGFLCLESEGSPVEFRNLRIRELP from the coding sequence ATGCGATGGTTTCCCCTGTTGGCCTGTCCCGTTCTGGCCGTCCTCTGCTCTGCTCCGCTGGCGGCCCAGGAGCCGCTCAAGACGGCGGGGATCGATGGCACGGCGCCCGGGTTCGTCGAGCTGACGCTCGATGACTTCGTGAACGCCAACTGCAATCCCGACACCTGGTCGACGAAGGACGGCGTGATCCACAGCACGGGGACGCCGGTGGGCGTCATCCGGTCGAAGAAGGAGTACGCGAACCTCGAACTCGTCGTCGAGTGGCGGCATCTCAAGCCCGCGGGCAACTCGGGGGTCTTCCTGTGGGCGACGAAGGAGTCGATCGACGCCCTTGTTCCGAACAAGCTTCCGAAGGGGATCGAGGTCCAGGTTCTCGATCACGGTTACACGGAGAAGTACGAGACGGCGTCGGGCAAGAAGGCGGACTGGTTCTCGACGAACGGCGATGTGTTCCCCGTGGGCGTGAAGATGACGCCGTTTCCTCCGCTCTCTCCGAATGGCGAGCGGAGCTTCCCCCGCAAGAAGCTGAGCAAGGGGACGCCGGAGTGGAACCACTATTACGTTCGCGCCATCAATGGCGAAGTTCGTCTGTGGGTCAACGGCGAAGAGGTCTCCGGCGGGACCGGCTGCGATCCCAAGAGCGGGTTCCTCTGTCTGGAGTCCGAGGGGTCGCCGGTCGAGTTCCGGAA
- a CDS encoding PmoA family protein encodes MTFVVFGLAVAAAPVAQAAEKTVRLTKGQETVKVTIGDEVFTVLNYQPKWKKPFFLPVTAEGGLQILKDEIGQPADEPGAPGNKVLVVSEGAEVRDGGKVVGKLAYWEVLTVDEVKGNELHVPDKKGWVQASDVVPLKATVSRLINENPPAEKNSKSPLYYDHPHHKGIWFSIDEVNKIKFWAEQGTIRTAGVEIVKAEGNPAVLRYTSHWLGADEKPVLTETTTVQIFPNRLMAFDFVLTAAVPEVEFEDTKEGLFAIRVPNSMRESISGGPVVNADGLKGTKECWGKTSSWVDYVGPIGSRTFGITLMDGPKNFHKSRYHVRDYGLFSMSPFGDKSYSGGKVETPPVHLKKDESLRLRYGLYVHDGDSEKGGVPAVYNQFAELP; translated from the coding sequence TTGACGTTTGTCGTTTTCGGTCTCGCTGTCGCGGCGGCCCCGGTCGCGCAGGCCGCGGAAAAGACGGTCCGGCTGACGAAAGGCCAGGAGACCGTCAAGGTGACCATCGGCGATGAGGTCTTCACCGTCCTCAACTACCAGCCGAAGTGGAAGAAGCCGTTCTTCCTCCCCGTGACCGCCGAAGGGGGACTCCAGATCCTCAAGGACGAGATCGGCCAGCCTGCGGACGAGCCCGGAGCGCCGGGGAACAAGGTCCTGGTGGTCAGCGAAGGGGCGGAGGTCCGCGACGGGGGCAAGGTGGTCGGGAAGCTTGCCTACTGGGAAGTCCTGACGGTCGATGAGGTGAAGGGGAACGAGCTTCACGTTCCGGACAAGAAGGGCTGGGTTCAGGCGTCCGACGTTGTTCCGCTCAAGGCGACCGTATCCCGGCTCATCAACGAGAACCCGCCCGCGGAGAAGAACAGCAAGAGCCCGCTCTACTACGACCACCCGCACCACAAGGGGATCTGGTTCTCGATCGACGAGGTCAACAAGATCAAGTTCTGGGCGGAACAGGGGACGATCCGCACGGCGGGCGTCGAGATCGTGAAGGCCGAAGGGAACCCGGCGGTTCTGCGATACACGAGCCACTGGCTCGGCGCCGACGAGAAGCCGGTCCTGACCGAGACGACGACGGTCCAGATCTTTCCGAATCGCCTGATGGCCTTCGACTTTGTTCTCACCGCGGCCGTTCCGGAAGTGGAGTTCGAAGACACGAAGGAAGGGCTGTTTGCCATCCGGGTTCCGAACAGCATGCGGGAGAGCATTTCCGGCGGGCCGGTCGTCAACGCGGACGGCCTTAAGGGGACCAAGGAGTGTTGGGGGAAGACCTCGAGCTGGGTCGACTATGTGGGGCCGATCGGCTCCCGCACGTTTGGGATCACGCTGATGGACGGCCCGAAGAACTTCCACAAGTCCCGTTACCACGTGCGGGATTACGGCCTCTTCTCCATGAGCCCGTTCGGCGACAAATCGTACAGCGGCGGCAAGGTCGAGACGCCGCCGGTTCATCTCAAGAAGGATGAATCGCTCCGCCTCCGCTACGGCCTGTACGTCCACGACGGAGACTCCGAAAAGGGAGGCGTCCCGGCGGTCTACAACCAGTTCGCCGAACTCCCCTGA
- a CDS encoding thioredoxin family protein: MDYATKFTSGHTYAGFLDRYATADQRARWTDFHRSVELTAPQVALLKSFVRETKILVLAGTWCGDCVNQCPIFERFAEQTPTLQIRYFDRDDNPDLASELQTCGGARVPTVLFLSEDGYVCGRYGDRTISKYRAVVGATAGAACSTGLNVDNDLTGAVVQDWLDEFERIQWMLRTSARLRKLHGD, encoded by the coding sequence GTGGACTACGCCACCAAATTCACATCCGGCCACACCTACGCCGGCTTCCTCGACCGCTACGCCACCGCCGATCAACGGGCCCGCTGGACCGACTTTCATCGCAGCGTCGAACTCACCGCACCCCAGGTCGCACTCCTCAAGAGCTTCGTCCGTGAAACGAAGATCCTCGTCCTCGCCGGGACGTGGTGCGGCGACTGCGTGAACCAGTGCCCGATCTTCGAACGCTTTGCCGAACAGACCCCCACCCTCCAGATCCGCTACTTCGACCGGGACGACAACCCGGACCTGGCCTCCGAACTCCAGACCTGCGGCGGGGCGCGGGTCCCGACGGTCCTCTTCCTCAGCGAAGACGGTTACGTCTGCGGCCGATACGGCGACCGGACGATCTCGAAGTACCGCGCCGTCGTGGGAGCGACCGCGGGCGCGGCCTGCTCGACGGGACTCAATGTCGACAACGACCTGACCGGCGCCGTCGTTCAGGACTGGCTCGACGAGTTCGAGCGGATCCAGTGGATGTTGCGAACCTCCGCCCGCCTCCGCAAACTGCACGGGGACTGA
- a CDS encoding FAD-binding oxidoreductase, which yields MERTELTPATQAELVRLVDENAQGPKRPLWPVGGRTALRYGGGAEPHRPGITISTAELTRVLDYPARDMTITVEAGITVAALQETLAKEGQRLPIDIPQPQRATLGGALATNTSGPGRFGSGTFRDYVIGISAVDSTGRRFSAGGRVVKNVAGYDLCKLLVGSLGTLGIITQVTLKVRPTPEARRIVWAVFPELRSIAPVLDRLVTSETRPAAMEVFNSKAARHIVREARLSLPAEQPVLAVAFEGTVREAEWQAAALQGELHPFQPVAAETLTDEPAAELWLAMTEYQSASDDPLTFQASLLPSHTIEFCDAASAQGVAVQSHAGNGVVVGHLPDRCATVESAALALRPLRELAERHGGHLTILNCDEAWLGRLSTFGPRRGDRDMMDRVRRQLDPLGLLSPGRFQ from the coding sequence TTGGAGCGCACTGAACTGACACCGGCCACCCAGGCAGAACTGGTCCGTCTGGTCGACGAAAATGCCCAGGGCCCCAAGCGCCCGCTCTGGCCCGTCGGAGGCCGGACAGCCCTGCGCTACGGCGGCGGCGCGGAACCCCACCGCCCCGGCATCACGATCAGTACCGCCGAACTCACCCGCGTCCTCGACTACCCCGCGCGCGACATGACGATCACCGTCGAAGCGGGAATCACGGTCGCCGCCCTCCAGGAGACACTCGCCAAAGAAGGACAGCGGCTCCCGATCGATATCCCCCAGCCGCAGCGGGCCACGCTCGGCGGCGCCCTGGCCACCAACACCAGCGGCCCCGGCCGGTTCGGCTCCGGCACCTTCCGGGACTACGTCATCGGCATCTCGGCCGTCGACTCCACCGGCCGCCGGTTCTCCGCCGGCGGACGGGTCGTCAAGAACGTCGCCGGCTACGACTTGTGCAAGCTGCTCGTCGGGTCGCTCGGCACGCTCGGCATCATCACCCAGGTCACGCTGAAGGTCCGCCCCACTCCCGAAGCCCGCCGGATCGTCTGGGCAGTCTTCCCCGAACTCCGCTCGATCGCGCCGGTGCTCGACCGCCTCGTCACCAGCGAGACCCGCCCCGCGGCCATGGAAGTCTTCAACTCCAAAGCGGCCCGGCACATCGTCCGCGAAGCCCGCCTCTCCCTCCCGGCGGAGCAGCCGGTCCTGGCCGTCGCCTTCGAAGGGACGGTCCGCGAAGCCGAATGGCAGGCCGCCGCCCTCCAGGGAGAACTGCACCCGTTCCAGCCCGTGGCGGCGGAGACCCTGACCGACGAACCGGCGGCCGAGCTCTGGCTCGCCATGACCGAATACCAGTCCGCTTCGGATGACCCACTGACCTTCCAGGCCAGCCTGCTCCCCTCGCACACCATCGAGTTCTGCGACGCCGCCTCCGCCCAGGGAGTCGCCGTGCAGTCGCACGCCGGCAACGGCGTCGTCGTCGGACATCTCCCGGACCGCTGCGCCACCGTCGAATCCGCGGCCCTGGCGCTCCGGCCGCTCCGCGAACTCGCCGAACGGCACGGCGGCCACCTGACGATTCTGAACTGCGACGAAGCCTGGCTGGGCCGCCTCTCAACCTTCGGCCCCCGCCGCGGCGATCGGGACATGATGGACCGCGTCCGCCGGCAGCTCGACCCGCTGGGCCTCCTGAGCCCCGGCCGCTTCCAGTAA
- the eno gene encoding phosphopyruvate hydratase, which translates to MSMAISSVHARQILDSRGNPTVEVDIELEDGTIGRAAVPSGASTGAHEACELRDGDKKKYVGKGVEKAVQNVNEELADVLFDMDAFDQGAIDKAMIECDGTPNKSRLGANAILACSMAAAHAAARSCYLPLFRYVGGVAATRLPAPMMNIINGGAHANNPIDLQEFMVMPLGFDKFSDALRCGTEIFHNLKKVLADKGMSTAVGDEGGFAPNLQNSEEALQVIMTAIEKAGYRPGDQVKIALDCACTELFDAKTKTYTIEGKKLDQGQLVDMLAGWAERYPICSIEDGCSEDDWEAWKMLTDKVGGKIQLVGDDLFVTNSKRLQMGIDQGVANSILVKVNQIGTLSETIQAVNLAYKNGYTAVMSHRSGETEDTTIADLAVALGTGQIKTGSASRTDRIAKYNQLLRIEEILGDSAIYGGTIK; encoded by the coding sequence ATGAGTATGGCGATCTCGTCCGTGCACGCACGGCAGATTCTTGACAGTCGCGGTAATCCTACGGTGGAAGTCGATATCGAACTGGAAGACGGCACGATCGGACGGGCCGCCGTTCCCAGCGGCGCCAGCACCGGCGCTCACGAAGCCTGCGAACTCCGCGACGGCGACAAGAAGAAGTACGTCGGCAAGGGTGTCGAAAAGGCGGTCCAGAACGTCAACGAAGAACTCGCCGACGTCCTGTTCGACATGGACGCCTTCGACCAGGGCGCGATCGACAAGGCGATGATCGAGTGCGACGGCACGCCGAACAAGTCCCGCCTCGGCGCCAACGCGATCCTGGCCTGCTCGATGGCTGCCGCCCACGCCGCCGCCCGCAGCTGCTACCTGCCGCTGTTCCGCTATGTCGGTGGCGTCGCCGCGACCCGCCTGCCGGCCCCGATGATGAACATCATCAACGGCGGTGCCCACGCGAACAATCCCATTGACTTGCAAGAGTTTATGGTGATGCCCCTGGGCTTCGACAAGTTCTCGGACGCCCTCCGCTGCGGCACGGAAATCTTCCACAACCTGAAGAAGGTCCTCGCCGACAAGGGAATGAGCACCGCCGTCGGTGACGAAGGGGGCTTCGCCCCGAACCTGCAGAACTCGGAAGAGGCTCTCCAGGTCATCATGACCGCCATCGAGAAGGCGGGTTACCGCCCCGGCGACCAGGTCAAGATCGCCCTCGACTGCGCCTGCACCGAGCTCTTCGACGCCAAGACCAAGACCTACACGATCGAAGGCAAGAAGCTCGATCAGGGCCAGCTCGTCGACATGCTCGCCGGCTGGGCCGAGCGTTACCCGATCTGCTCGATCGAAGACGGCTGCTCGGAAGACGACTGGGAAGCCTGGAAGATGCTCACCGATAAGGTCGGCGGCAAGATCCAGCTCGTCGGGGACGACCTGTTCGTCACGAACTCGAAGCGGCTCCAGATGGGGATCGACCAGGGTGTCGCGAACAGCATCCTCGTGAAGGTCAACCAGATCGGCACGCTCAGCGAAACGATCCAGGCCGTGAACCTGGCCTACAAGAACGGCTACACCGCCGTCATGAGCCATCGCTCGGGCGAGACCGAAGACACGACGATTGCCGACCTCGCCGTCGCCCTCGGCACCGGCCAGATCAAGACCGGCTCGGCCAGCCGGACGGACCGGATCGCCAAATACAACCAGCTCCTGCGGATCGAAGAGATCCTCGGCGACAGCGCGATCTACGGCGGAACGATCAAGTAA
- a CDS encoding arylsulfatase, with amino-acid sequence MLWIVRTLSVVAALLICDSGGGAPADAAETPRPNVLILFADDLGYSDLGCYGGEIETPNLDRLAAGGLRFTQFYNTARCWPSRAALMTGYYAQQVRRDTVPGVKSGGQGTRPGWAPLLPARLRPLGYRSYHSGKWHIDGKPLENGFDHSFQLEDHNSYFHPANILVDGRKIGPDHRWSDQYCTVSIADHAVECLQEHAARFSGQPFFYYVAFTSPHFPLQALPEDIARYKEKYRAGWEAIRGARYERQKRLGLVAAPLSAPEADVGPPYDFPEALQKLGPGEVNRPLPWKDLTPEQQAFQADKMAVHAAMIDRMDREIGRILEQLTVMGAAEETLILFASDNGASAEIMVRGGGHDPQAPPGSDETYLCLGPGWSTCANTPFRRHKTWVHEGGIATPLIVHWPRGIRARDELRTAPGHLIDVVPTVLALAGAGGEQPAVQAPALPGRSLLPLFEANAPLERPPLWWLHEGNRALREGDWKIVAAKGDEWSLYDLAADRTETVDLAKREPRRLAEMRTRWDALTEEFRRNATQDLPSK; translated from the coding sequence ATGCTCTGGATCGTGCGAACTCTTTCCGTTGTCGCCGCCCTGCTCATTTGCGATTCAGGGGGCGGTGCCCCGGCCGATGCGGCGGAGACTCCTCGCCCGAACGTTCTGATCCTGTTTGCGGACGACCTCGGGTACTCCGACCTCGGCTGCTACGGCGGGGAGATCGAAACGCCAAACCTGGACCGGCTGGCGGCGGGCGGGCTGCGGTTCACGCAGTTCTACAACACGGCCCGCTGCTGGCCGTCGCGGGCGGCGCTCATGACCGGCTACTACGCCCAGCAGGTCCGCCGCGATACGGTCCCCGGAGTGAAGAGCGGCGGGCAGGGGACGCGTCCCGGCTGGGCTCCGCTGCTTCCGGCGCGGCTGCGGCCGCTCGGGTATCGCAGCTACCACTCCGGGAAGTGGCACATCGACGGGAAGCCGCTCGAGAACGGCTTCGATCACTCGTTCCAGCTCGAGGACCACAACTCGTACTTCCACCCGGCCAACATCCTCGTCGACGGCCGGAAGATCGGTCCGGACCACCGCTGGAGCGATCAGTACTGCACGGTGAGCATTGCCGACCACGCGGTCGAATGCCTCCAAGAGCACGCCGCCCGGTTCTCCGGGCAGCCGTTCTTTTACTACGTCGCCTTCACCTCCCCGCACTTCCCGCTGCAGGCCCTGCCGGAGGACATCGCCCGCTACAAGGAAAAATACAGGGCGGGGTGGGAGGCGATCCGCGGGGCTCGCTACGAGCGGCAGAAGCGATTGGGGCTCGTCGCCGCGCCGCTCTCGGCTCCTGAGGCGGATGTCGGTCCACCGTACGACTTTCCCGAGGCCCTCCAGAAGCTGGGGCCCGGTGAGGTGAACCGGCCCCTCCCGTGGAAGGATCTGACGCCGGAGCAGCAGGCGTTTCAGGCCGACAAGATGGCGGTCCACGCGGCGATGATCGACCGCATGGATCGCGAGATCGGCCGGATTCTCGAGCAACTGACCGTCATGGGGGCGGCGGAAGAGACCTTGATCCTCTTCGCGTCGGACAACGGGGCGAGTGCCGAGATCATGGTTCGGGGGGGCGGCCACGATCCGCAGGCCCCGCCGGGGTCGGACGAGACCTACCTGTGTCTCGGGCCGGGCTGGTCGACGTGTGCCAATACCCCCTTTCGCCGGCACAAAACCTGGGTTCATGAAGGGGGCATCGCCACGCCGCTGATCGTTCACTGGCCACGGGGGATCCGGGCTCGGGATGAACTGCGGACCGCTCCCGGCCACCTGATCGACGTTGTCCCGACCGTACTGGCTTTGGCGGGGGCTGGCGGCGAACAGCCTGCTGTGCAGGCTCCTGCGCTCCCTGGACGGAGCCTGCTGCCCCTGTTTGAGGCGAATGCCCCGCTGGAGCGTCCGCCGCTCTGGTGGCTGCACGAGGGGAACAGGGCCCTTCGCGAGGGGGATTGGAAGATCGTGGCCGCCAAAGGAGACGAGTGGTCGCTGTATGACCTGGCGGCGGACCGGACGGAGACGGTGGACCTCGCGAAACGGGAGCCGCGGAGGCTGGCGGAAATGCGGACTCGGTGGGATGCGCTGACGGAGGAATTCCGCCGCAATGCGACGCAAGATCTCCCCTCCAAGTGA
- a CDS encoding serine/threonine protein kinase, giving the protein MLKPELIAQIAGQADAEDLPAAFVKARLLTPFQVQQIAEGNVRRLWVGDFVLLDTVGWGGMGTVYKARHPKTGEAIALKVLAERFRHDSGMRARFGLEGVAGTRCSHPNLLNTLECGVTNDLFGDADYQVMELFEGIAFHELVNLRGRLEVGLACDLVRQAALGLHALHSQGMVHRDIKPDNLLVGRTGHVKVLDFGLALGDKAVSDEFSLSMIFGQDCLGTPDYIAPEQTLDSFNVDARADVYGLGCTLFAILAARPPFQAPDRAQVLKAHRELPPRSVRKWVPSVPKELDDLLQRMMAKRPEDRPADMLAVAAELKRWAEPSAVEFDFSIVLKARRKIAERKGWERGASQTSKSSIMSPTRSTQLSVGSTVSERPPRRPPTSRPVEVEDPHVPTTPNAVQMMAAMQKRSGTLHARRKKRRHRLNTGAVTAAVLGVLGALAGISWWLLG; this is encoded by the coding sequence GTGCTCAAGCCCGAACTCATCGCTCAGATTGCAGGTCAGGCCGATGCCGAAGACCTGCCGGCCGCCTTCGTGAAAGCCCGCCTGCTGACCCCTTTTCAGGTCCAGCAGATCGCTGAGGGGAATGTCCGCCGCCTGTGGGTCGGGGACTTCGTGCTGCTCGATACCGTCGGCTGGGGCGGGATGGGGACCGTCTATAAGGCCCGGCACCCGAAGACCGGCGAGGCGATCGCCCTCAAGGTGCTGGCCGAACGTTTCCGCCATGACTCCGGGATGCGGGCCCGTTTTGGCCTGGAAGGGGTCGCCGGCACCCGCTGCTCCCACCCGAATCTTCTGAACACGCTGGAATGCGGCGTCACCAATGACCTGTTCGGCGATGCCGACTATCAGGTCATGGAGCTGTTTGAAGGGATCGCATTCCACGAACTGGTCAACCTGCGGGGCCGGCTCGAGGTCGGTCTGGCGTGCGATCTGGTCCGGCAGGCGGCTCTGGGCCTGCACGCGCTTCACTCGCAGGGAATGGTTCACCGGGATATCAAGCCCGATAACCTCCTCGTCGGCCGCACCGGTCACGTCAAGGTCCTCGACTTCGGTCTGGCGCTCGGCGACAAGGCGGTGTCGGACGAGTTTTCGCTGTCGATGATCTTCGGCCAGGATTGCCTGGGGACGCCGGACTACATCGCTCCCGAACAGACGCTCGACAGTTTCAATGTGGACGCGCGGGCCGACGTCTATGGCCTCGGCTGCACGCTGTTCGCCATCCTCGCCGCCCGGCCGCCGTTCCAGGCGCCCGACCGGGCTCAGGTCCTGAAAGCCCACCGCGAGCTTCCGCCGCGGAGTGTTCGCAAATGGGTCCCGAGCGTTCCGAAGGAGCTCGATGACCTGCTGCAGCGGATGATGGCCAAGCGGCCCGAAGACCGGCCGGCCGACATGCTCGCCGTGGCCGCCGAACTGAAGCGGTGGGCCGAGCCGAGCGCGGTCGAATTCGACTTCAGTATCGTTCTCAAGGCCCGCCGTAAGATTGCTGAGCGGAAGGGCTGGGAGCGCGGAGCAAGCCAGACGAGCAAGTCGTCGATCATGTCGCCGACCCGTTCGACGCAGCTCTCTGTCGGGTCGACGGTCTCCGAGCGTCCCCCGCGGCGTCCGCCGACGAGCCGCCCCGTCGAGGTGGAAGATCCGCACGTCCCCACGACTCCGAACGCCGTGCAGATGATGGCGGCGATGCAGAAGCGGAGCGGGACGCTGCATGCGAGGCGGAAGAAGCGCCGCCATCGGCTGAACACGGGGGCCGTGACCGCTGCCGTTCTCGGTGTACTCGGCGCTCTGGCTGGCATCAGCTGGTGGTTGCTCGGCTAG
- a CDS encoding SDR family oxidoreductase, with protein sequence MPKPRISSAPVPSPSQVLILGCGYLGIRVARNLLQSGTTVHVLTRSADRARTLAAAGFRPHVGDVMEPSSLEELPQVDSVLHCIGFDRTGTWKKRDVYVEGLGNALDAIGRKSARWVHVSSTSVYGQDDGSVVDEASVTAPAAEGGQICLEAEAVLAAFRERTGIATSVLRLAGIYGPGRLLAKAEVLRRGETLSGSGREWLNLIHVEDAATIAVTVLGCDHPPDGLLVCDDEPVERRRYYTALAQLAASPAPTFSEAASSTRNKRCSNRRLRSFGFSLSYPTIETGLPQAWRESERADPA encoded by the coding sequence TTGCCGAAACCGCGGATCAGTTCCGCGCCGGTCCCCAGTCCCTCGCAAGTCCTGATCCTCGGCTGCGGTTATCTCGGAATCCGCGTCGCGCGGAACCTGCTGCAGTCCGGGACAACGGTGCACGTCCTGACGCGATCCGCCGACCGGGCTCGAACCCTGGCCGCCGCCGGGTTCCGGCCGCACGTCGGCGATGTCATGGAACCGTCCTCGCTGGAAGAACTTCCGCAAGTCGATTCGGTCCTCCACTGCATCGGCTTCGACCGCACCGGGACGTGGAAAAAACGGGACGTCTATGTCGAAGGACTCGGGAACGCACTCGATGCAATTGGGCGAAAATCCGCCCGCTGGGTCCACGTCTCCAGCACGAGCGTGTACGGCCAGGACGACGGATCCGTGGTCGATGAAGCCTCCGTGACCGCCCCCGCCGCAGAGGGGGGGCAGATCTGCCTGGAGGCGGAGGCGGTCCTGGCGGCCTTCCGGGAGCGGACGGGAATCGCCACCTCCGTGCTTCGTCTGGCGGGGATCTACGGCCCGGGCCGGCTGCTCGCGAAAGCGGAGGTGCTGCGGCGAGGAGAGACTCTCAGCGGCAGCGGCCGGGAATGGCTCAACCTGATCCACGTCGAGGATGCGGCAACGATCGCCGTCACGGTTCTGGGGTGCGATCACCCTCCCGACGGCCTGCTCGTCTGCGACGACGAGCCCGTCGAGCGCCGGCGTTATTACACAGCCCTCGCCCAACTGGCCGCTTCCCCGGCTCCGACCTTCTCCGAAGCCGCATCGAGCACTCGAAACAAACGCTGTTCCAATCGCCGTTTGCGTTCGTTCGGCTTCTCCCTCTCGTACCCGACCATCGAGACCGGGCTGCCGCAAGCCTGGCGGGAGAGCGAACGAGCGGATCCGGCTTGA